A region of the Bradysia coprophila strain Holo2 unplaced genomic scaffold, BU_Bcop_v1 contig_232, whole genome shotgun sequence genome:
CGCATACGTGACTGGTGTATAACTTCCTTACCAAACTTTATACGTGTCAGACGTAATCTTTTCTCAGTGTGCTGTCTGTTGTTTGTATGACCTCTTTAGTTATGTTTTCGATTACATTCGGATGATATTGTAAAGAAACCAGAATTCAGGAGCTTTCATGAATTAGGTTCTCTCtaaaaagttttcatattttattttgatgtggAATATTATTGTAAGCGTTTTTATATTCTATcatacatcaaaattttgctgatttatcctttaattgtaaaaagtattggtaaaatttacagaattaCCAACGATCGTCAACATGCGACCAGCGCGCCATCTTAATTATTCACTAGAAGCTGTTACAAAAGTATCGGGATTTTTCTCAGAGAGGCAAACCAAATCTcctttaaattttagaatttgagccttcaaattttgttatttaaattcgTCCCTTTCAAtcaactttataaaaaaaacaacatataTTTTTGGCATAGTGTAGAATACTTTTTAGTTGCTATTTGTGTatggaattgaaataaattcatatgCGAGATTGCGATAACctaattttaaggaatttttgggaatttaattcgctaaaataggccctggctcCCTTTAAAGTTTAAACGCCATAGAGTAATAATCAacgtaaatatagtgaggaggtcacgtggcacgaaagttcgacacaaacgccatctcatcccttcgttgaaagcaaaaaatggaatagaaagtcgggccatctgttgtgagatagtgaaaatatttttgtgaaatacaagcaaattgtagtcaaccattttaaaaaaagatgtcattggcatcgaacttatgtgctaggccgcgtgtctgaatggcattacctcctcactatatttgcCTTGGTAATAATCATCACATTCCTACACAGCTAGGAATGTAGTCTTTATCGCACATCTAGCATAAATACACAGTCTgtggacatttttttctttctaaactGCCGATTAAAGAATTTAGATTTGCGTTCCGCTCGAAACTTTCCACTTatcaatgtaaatatttggaaaaGAGGTCCGTAATCTACACTACTGTATACATTATGtagatttttaattatatttgcTGTTCAGTACCGTATTGGGTCCGAATTATAAAAACAGCAtgacaatttaattcaattgattcaatttattaCATAGAAGTACTTTCGGTTCGCCTTGCACACACATTCATACACttttgcattttcattttcttaaagCGATGCTTCCTCATTATTGTTGTTGATAAGAGTAGAGTCAGTTGGTACGTGATATTCAAACGAGAACGTTGATCTCTCGCGTACTTTGTCTATTCAAATTCGAGTATATAATTGtttaatttcgatttcaacAAATCAATATATATTTAGTCTGGCGTATACACTGGTACTGCTTTGAGCcaagaattttattgattttcttatttttgttactttattgcttttatattaaaatgcGTTCCATTTGTCAAagtttacaatttaatttattgagaaaatttggcCATCAGTTAACGCTtacaaaattatgtaaaagaaaagatgtttaaaatgtataattaGAATAAGTCGGTGTAATGTGAAAAAAACTAGGTTCGGATAACTCGAAATTCTAAAAGTGTAACTAAAAGttgaatgaacgaaaattgTCAGTTGTTACAGTTGTTTGGCATTCATATTTACCAGCAGAGTGTACTTACTCATACACGctgttttatttccatttctcTAATTAATTTCGAAACGTGGTATTTTGCATCAAACGTGTACGGCGCACTATGCATATAATGGTCACTTtgatagaattgaatacattcgagacaaaatttaatcatttaaatgaaagtgGCTTCAGTTAGTGTCACCACTTATTGTTATAGCGGCATTTTTACTCAGTTTGCggtaatacatttttttgaacgTCTAAGGGTTCGATCACTCCCCGAAGCGTGCAAATAGTTTAGAAGAACCAACATCGAGTATCGAATTTGAAAAAGCCAAAATTTGCTTCATTTACGATTTTTGCGTGGTACGCGAGGTATTTTACACAGAAAATCACTccttgaagtactagatttacgAACATGAATACATTTCGATTCAAGTTGGCCCTGACCATTGGTTtggttttacaaattttcagttGGCCTTTTTTCATACTAGTTATTAGACCTAgtcaaaaaaagtgaaaatccgtttgtacaaaattatcaaaattaacCATAAATAGAGAAATATGGGTAACGTAATATACAGAGTAGTGAGAGTgctaatgaaataaataaagtgaACAAGGATGCATGGAATTCTCATTCTGTATCAAACGATGgttgtaaatcgtttttgttgaaaaatttattcatttcaaacaatagaCAGGAATCGCTTTGCGTTTAGGTCTTTTGCTATATAGATCGAAATTAGTATGATTCGTAGTGGACATCAGTGGATGTGCTTTGCACACATCGGCGCTACATTAGGGAAAGTTTTCAGTGTTAAATCTCCAATCAGATCAGTTTCAGGAAGTAGACCTAGTTGGAGATTTCAAGTTTGAATGTGTTCCTTACAGTAGCATCGATATGTGCAACAGAAAGCAACACTACAGATCATACTAATTCCACTCTGTAATGTGATTTGACGATTGACTCAGACATTGACTCATTCCTACAGTcagagacagtgaaatttcaacatGCTGTTTGCAGCTGATCCACATATCCAATCAAAActctttatacggttgaagttGCAACATGCATGCTcatggtagtggtaaaaccgtacaAAGACGTATAAAgaagttttgattgtttgaagCAAACATACTGAAATTTTACTGACTCTAACTGTGGATTTACttctaaaaaaattatcgCTCTGTTCTACATGACTTTGAAACGATTTTCGCTCGAACCATGTTAccttgaacaatttttttttaagaattccCAGTCCATTTTTGATtcgattaaattaattaatttcatccAATTTTAATACGACTTCTTAAATGTTGTTTAAAATACATCAAAATTCGATTGTCTTAATGAACCTCTTAAGATCTATTGTGATCGACTTAATGAATTTAATGGATAAAAAACAGCCTCTATTTGTAACACACTGTTCACACACATACATGAGGAATACTCAGCATTTAGAACTACTTATTATATCACCTCAATGAACAAAACATTCTTCTCATAGCGAATAATTGGCAAATaatttaagaagaaaaaaacccgAACTTGAGCTACACATTCTCGTTTACCATTTTTTACTTTGGAAACAAAACAAGttactgaagaaaaaaaacgtttgaacactttttatctttttgtattttggctagacaattgaaatgttttcgttAGATACACTTCGGTATACCTAGTTGTTTCAtaagtaacaaaaaaaacattctgtACAGAAACGTTTTTTGTGAAGTAACATCAGTTTTGCTTGTGAGATCATCCATTCTACAGGCAAATAAAAACCACTCTGCAGCCTGTTGTGTTTCTAAATTACCATTTGACTTTCAGAGTTAAGCTATTTTCGTTTAGACGTTCAGTGTTCCCTGTGTATACGACATATTACCCATCAACTACGTAATTAATGTTTGTGTTAATGAATTGTGTTATTTTACTAGTTACACTCTAAAAAGTGCAGTAGCCTCACAACCCATCGTCAAATATATCCAAACCATTTAagattttccacaaaattttacgTTTAACAAAATGGAGTTTTCACATTACCCGACTCTAAGACACTATCGATATTAATCAATAAACTCAGTTCCAATATTAAAAGTCTATTTTTAAGACACTCCGTCAGAAGaccttttttcttcgttttatcaatgaaaagtGATAACATAATTTAATGCAAAGTTCAATCCGAGCACGAGAGTAGCAACGAGCATCCAATGCGCGCATAAACCAATTCCATTATCGgttcaacaaaatatacaTAAATCGGAGagccattcattcatttattgtaTTAAAatctcaaacaaaaatattttgaattgaaattgaactAAATAAGTCATTGGAACAACAATAAATAGACGTAAATTCATTGATGTTAAAATGTAACAAGAGagataaaaataacaatttgacatcaataaacagaaaaattattttctgaatttagaATGAGTTGTACGATCTCATTCTAAGTTTAAGTTGAACTTTTAATTGAACTATCAATGGAactggaaaatattattaaatcaTTTATTGATATAAATGGGCTCCAATTCTCGGTAGTCCTTCGTTGGTTGAAGATAGAAAATATAGCTGCTTTGACTGCGAACGGCGCAGATTATTGATTTTCTGTTGTGGACCAGTCGTAAATTTAGAATGTTTCCTATAATAATCAATTTGTTGGCACGACTTAtatacagacatttttttcacaCGTCACACCCACGACAAAACAACAgaaagaacaaaaacaaaacagaaatatcTTTCCACTccacaaacatttcattttcaacgaTCAGTCTCGCATTGGCCAATCCATGATCTAAACATAAATCAACCTAACAATTTATTCGAGACACTTCGTGAACTCTATTTAATTTCGTTCTCTTAAAAAAATACCTTGCTGTTAAGTCACCCATTTCTTCTCTGTCATTTGCAGCACATTCCCAAATAGTTCATACAAAAAGAATGGAGTCAGCAGGTCGTTTTCGATGTGAAGCTATCGGTTCAGTTGAACAGAAGATGAATGCTCTGTATGCAAAAGTCGAACACCGTGATCCTCACCAATACGAGTTCTTGCAAGCTTTCAAAGAAGTGCTTGACTCATTGAAACCCGTATTCGAAAAGGATGACCGATATCTGTCAGTTATGGAAACTATTGTTGAACCAGAACGGGTTATCACATTTCGCGTTCCCTGGATCGACGACAAAGGCATTCAACGGGTCAACCGCGGATATCGTGTGCAGTACAGTTCAGCCCTTGGCCCGTACAAGGGTGGACTTCGTCTTCATCCGACTGTAAATCTtggaattattaaatttttgggaTTCGAGCAAATATTCAAGAATTCACTAACCGGAGTTCCAATGGGAGGTGGAAAAGGTGGTAGTGATTTCGATCCAAAAGGAAAGTCGgacaatgaaattttacaattttgtacaGTAAGTCCGTCAACGATCCTTAAAGTAATTCTTGActcaaatttcattattattcGTAGAGTTTCATGACCAGTCTATATCGACACATCGGAGCAAATTTGGATGTACCTGCAGGTATGGACCTCATTAATTGCCCTAAGTGTAaacatgaaaatgtaatttgacAAATTACAGGAGATATTGGCGTAGGAGGTCGTGAAATTGGGTTCCTTTATGGACAATACAAACGTCTCACCGGTCAATTCGAAGGTGTCCTTACTGGAAAGCACACAAATTGGGGCGGAAGTCTTATACGTCCAGAAGCCACTGGTTATGGTGCCGTTTATTTTGCCGAAAACTGGTGCGAAGACAACAAAGTTTCTCTAAAAGGTGCCCGGTGCACTATCTCCGGATCTGGAAATGTAGCCCAATACACTGTTGAGAAACTTATCCAGGTCGGAGCTATTCCACTTACAATGTCCGAcaggtaaattttaattgacatGATGTCACATCCACTTACTAAACTAATGACTTACGGCACATCATTGTACAGTTCGGGTTATGTGTTGGAAAAAGACGGCTTCACGCAAGAAAAATTGGAGAAAATTATGCATCTGAAGAATGTCAAACGTGGAAGAATCTCTGAATATCTGAAGGTACAGATCACAGGCTGCTGGTTATGTAAGCGCACTGCATTGAATTCCCATTTTCCCCGCAGGAATCGCCGTCCGCACAATTTTTCCCTGGAAAGAAACCATGGGATATCCCGAATGTCCTAATCGCATTCCCATCTGcaacacaaaatgaaatcgaTGGATCAGATGCTAAAAGCCTTGTTGCCGCAGGATGTAAACTTGTGGTGGAGGGAGCAAATATGCCGTCGGATAAAGATGCTATTGAAGTCTATGAAAGCAGTGGAATCATTCTTTGTCCGGGAAAAGCAGGTAATTGTAACGTTTCGTTATTTGAAGGTC
Encoded here:
- the LOC119077109 gene encoding NADP-specific glutamate dehydrogenase-like isoform X1, translated to MKDKENSHQFCGFIQRSREIIADNNTIQGQQEQSTDGTSDEEFSHSQIVHTKRMESAGRFRCEAIGSVEQKMNALYAKVEHRDPHQYEFLQAFKEVLDSLKPVFEKDDRYLSVMETIVEPERVITFRVPWIDDKGIQRVNRGYRVQYSSALGPYKGGLRLHPTVNLGIIKFLGFEQIFKNSLTGVPMGGGKGGSDFDPKGKSDNEILQFCTSFMTSLYRHIGANLDVPAGDIGVGGREIGFLYGQYKRLTGQFEGVLTGKHTNWGGSLIRPEATGYGAVYFAENWCEDNKVSLKGARCTISGSGNVAQYTVEKLIQVGAIPLTMSDSSGYVLEKDGFTQEKLEKIMHLKNVKRGRISEYLKESPSAQFFPGKKPWDIPNVLIAFPSATQNEIDGSDAKSLVAAGCKLVVEGANMPSDKDAIEVYESSGIILCPGKAANAGGVAVSGLEMIQNSTRSSWKREEVDMRLKEIMKNIYSSCVEAAATYGTPGNIQNGANIAGFLKVADSVIDQGCV
- the LOC119077109 gene encoding NADP-specific glutamate dehydrogenase-like isoform X4, which encodes MESAGRFRCEAIGSVEQKMNALYAKVEHRDPHQYEFLQAFKEVLDSLKPVFEKDDRYLSVMETIVEPERVITFRVPWIDDKGIQRVNRGYRVQYSSALGPYKGGLRLHPTVNLGIIKFLGFEQIFKNSLTGVPMGGGKGGSDFDPKGKSDNEILQFCTSFMTSLYRHIGANLDVPAGDIGVGGREIGFLYGQYKRLTGQFEGVLTGKHTNWGGSLIRPEATGYGAVYFAENWCEDNKVSLKGARCTISGSGNVAQYTVEKLIQVGAIPLTMSDSSGYVLEKDGFTQEKLEKIMHLKNVKRGRISEYLKESPSAQFFPGKKPWDIPNVLIAFPSATQNEIDGSDAKSLVAAGCKLVVEGANMPSDKDAIEVYESSGIILCPGKAANAGGVAVSGLEMIQNSTRSSWKREEVDMRLKEIMKNIYSSCVEAAATYGTPGNIQNGANIAGFLKVADSVIDQGCV
- the LOC119077109 gene encoding NADP-specific glutamate dehydrogenase-like isoform X3 yields the protein MAHSQIVHTKRMESAGRFRCEAIGSVEQKMNALYAKVEHRDPHQYEFLQAFKEVLDSLKPVFEKDDRYLSVMETIVEPERVITFRVPWIDDKGIQRVNRGYRVQYSSALGPYKGGLRLHPTVNLGIIKFLGFEQIFKNSLTGVPMGGGKGGSDFDPKGKSDNEILQFCTSFMTSLYRHIGANLDVPAGDIGVGGREIGFLYGQYKRLTGQFEGVLTGKHTNWGGSLIRPEATGYGAVYFAENWCEDNKVSLKGARCTISGSGNVAQYTVEKLIQVGAIPLTMSDSSGYVLEKDGFTQEKLEKIMHLKNVKRGRISEYLKESPSAQFFPGKKPWDIPNVLIAFPSATQNEIDGSDAKSLVAAGCKLVVEGANMPSDKDAIEVYESSGIILCPGKAANAGGVAVSGLEMIQNSTRSSWKREEVDMRLKEIMKNIYSSCVEAAATYGTPGNIQNGANIAGFLKVADSVIDQGCV
- the LOC119077109 gene encoding NADP-specific glutamate dehydrogenase-like isoform X2, encoding MRSICQSLQFNLLRKFGHQLTLTKLSHSQIVHTKRMESAGRFRCEAIGSVEQKMNALYAKVEHRDPHQYEFLQAFKEVLDSLKPVFEKDDRYLSVMETIVEPERVITFRVPWIDDKGIQRVNRGYRVQYSSALGPYKGGLRLHPTVNLGIIKFLGFEQIFKNSLTGVPMGGGKGGSDFDPKGKSDNEILQFCTSFMTSLYRHIGANLDVPAGDIGVGGREIGFLYGQYKRLTGQFEGVLTGKHTNWGGSLIRPEATGYGAVYFAENWCEDNKVSLKGARCTISGSGNVAQYTVEKLIQVGAIPLTMSDSSGYVLEKDGFTQEKLEKIMHLKNVKRGRISEYLKESPSAQFFPGKKPWDIPNVLIAFPSATQNEIDGSDAKSLVAAGCKLVVEGANMPSDKDAIEVYESSGIILCPGKAANAGGVAVSGLEMIQNSTRSSWKREEVDMRLKEIMKNIYSSCVEAAATYGTPGNIQNGANIAGFLKVADSVIDQGCV